In the Halodesulfovibrio sp. genome, one interval contains:
- a CDS encoding prephenate dehydrogenase/arogenate dehydrogenase family protein, whose translation MQEIDFTLKKVAVVGATGKMGAMFCSRFSAAGLDVIEIDQPLTEEVLQAKIPDAQIVLLCVPAAVFQDVVNRVAAHMKPPQILADITSVKVQPMMQMQKTYTGPVVGTHPLFGPEPKADDVRVAITPSEGCDAESARMVEDLFTRIGCEPFCSSAEEHDKAAALIQGLNFVTSVSYLALLADKENVMPYLTPSFERRLKAAEKMITKDAELFEGLFEANPSSQDAVRSYRSILNIAAGGDINVIVERALWWWRFTDSTGEVHQ comes from the coding sequence ATGCAGGAGATAGACTTTACACTCAAAAAAGTAGCCGTTGTTGGCGCGACAGGGAAAATGGGTGCTATGTTCTGCTCCCGTTTTTCCGCAGCCGGTCTTGATGTAATTGAGATAGACCAACCATTGACAGAAGAAGTGTTACAGGCGAAGATACCGGACGCACAGATTGTGTTACTCTGTGTGCCCGCTGCCGTTTTTCAAGACGTAGTGAATCGCGTTGCAGCACATATGAAACCACCGCAAATTTTAGCGGATATTACTTCCGTAAAGGTTCAACCCATGATGCAGATGCAGAAAACATACACAGGTCCCGTGGTGGGGACACATCCTCTCTTCGGTCCAGAACCGAAGGCTGATGACGTGCGTGTTGCCATCACCCCTTCTGAAGGGTGCGATGCAGAGTCTGCCCGCATGGTTGAAGACCTCTTCACACGCATCGGCTGCGAACCGTTTTGTTCTTCCGCAGAAGAACACGACAAAGCCGCTGCCCTTATCCAAGGATTAAATTTTGTTACGTCTGTTTCCTATCTTGCTCTTCTTGCAGATAAGGAAAACGTAATGCCGTACCTTACTCCGTCTTTTGAACGCCGTCTGAAAGCTGCTGAAAAAATGATCACCAAAGATGCAGAACTCTTTGAAGGCTTATTTGAAGCAAACCCAAGCTCTCAGGATGCTGTGCGCTCCTATCGTTCTATCCTTAACATTGCTGCTGGTGGCGATATCAACGTAATTGTTGAACGTGCTCTTTGGTGGTGGCGATTTACGGATTCTACGGGAGAAGTGCATCAATAG
- a CDS encoding anthranilate synthase component I family protein, which translates to MNITLQQTGQWLAADIQTPISLFLGLVGTSQGFLLESAEVDGRRGRYSVIGFNLLLRLGCKNGKLEVASRDSRLNKLKEYEGMDFIEGARKVMDAIHIEPQGDMKELPAIARGMFGYFGYTTIGMFEKKLEEVLPPENSDACLMLPGTIVLFDHLYNKLCMLNLADNLPIKMDRAAIERKPESPCIGEVKNIPDKTSYMRNVQKVQEQLRQGEAIQVVLSTRFQASFEGDPFTLYRRLRQINPSPYMFFMRLSHITLIGSSPETMVRCQENVVEVCPIAGTRPRGKTDAEDTQLAEELLADPKERAEHVMLVDLGRNDVGRIAKAGTVSVEKFMQVERFSHVMHMTSYVKAQLKDGYDALDVLGATFPAGTVSGAPKIRAIEIIEETEAISRGAYAGTIGWLGLDKDSVNLDTGILIRTMWVKDNTVQWQCGAGIVHDSVPEKEWEECQNKGRVLKVTLNSTDEADVFSGR; encoded by the coding sequence ATGAACATCACGTTACAGCAGACAGGCCAATGGTTGGCAGCAGATATTCAGACCCCCATAAGTCTTTTTCTAGGACTGGTCGGAACCAGTCAGGGATTTCTTCTTGAAAGTGCGGAAGTAGACGGAAGACGCGGCAGGTACAGCGTTATCGGCTTTAACCTGTTACTTCGCCTTGGATGCAAAAACGGCAAGCTGGAAGTAGCCTCCCGCGACAGCAGACTGAACAAGCTGAAAGAATACGAAGGCATGGATTTCATTGAAGGCGCACGCAAAGTAATGGATGCCATACACATTGAACCACAAGGGGATATGAAAGAGCTTCCTGCCATTGCCCGCGGCATGTTCGGGTACTTCGGCTACACAACCATTGGCATGTTTGAAAAGAAACTGGAAGAAGTATTGCCACCGGAAAACAGCGACGCATGCCTCATGCTTCCCGGTACAATTGTGTTGTTCGACCATCTGTACAACAAGCTCTGCATGCTCAACCTTGCTGACAACCTGCCTATCAAGATGGACAGAGCAGCTATTGAGCGCAAACCTGAATCACCATGCATTGGTGAAGTAAAAAATATACCCGACAAAACCTCGTACATGCGTAACGTGCAAAAAGTACAGGAACAGCTCAGACAGGGTGAAGCAATTCAGGTCGTTCTTTCTACCAGATTTCAGGCTTCGTTCGAAGGTGATCCGTTCACACTCTATCGCAGGTTGCGACAGATTAACCCGTCTCCGTACATGTTCTTCATGCGTCTTTCACACATTACGCTCATTGGCTCCTCACCGGAAACCATGGTTCGCTGTCAGGAAAATGTTGTGGAAGTCTGCCCTATCGCAGGAACACGCCCACGAGGCAAAACAGATGCGGAAGATACACAGCTTGCAGAAGAGCTGCTGGCTGACCCTAAAGAACGTGCAGAGCATGTAATGCTTGTTGATTTAGGAAGAAACGACGTGGGACGTATCGCTAAAGCCGGTACTGTCTCTGTAGAAAAATTTATGCAGGTGGAACGGTTCAGCCACGTAATGCACATGACCTCATACGTGAAAGCACAGCTTAAGGATGGGTATGACGCATTAGACGTACTCGGTGCAACCTTCCCTGCCGGAACCGTAAGCGGTGCACCTAAAATTCGCGCCATTGAAATTATTGAAGAAACAGAAGCAATCTCTCGAGGTGCTTACGCCGGAACCATCGGCTGGCTTGGACTGGATAAGGATTCCGTCAACCTTGATACAGGCATCCTTATCAGAACCATGTGGGTCAAAGACAACACAGTCCAGTGGCAGTGCGGTGCTGGCATTGTTCACGACTCCGTCCCGGAAAAAGAATGGGAAGAATGCCAGAACAAAGGGCGTGTACTCAAAGTGACCTTGAACTCCACAGATGAAGCAGATGTTTTTTCTGGGCGCTAG